In the Diachasmimorpha longicaudata isolate KC_UGA_2023 chromosome 1, iyDiaLong2, whole genome shotgun sequence genome, one interval contains:
- the LOC135172783 gene encoding uncharacterized protein LOC135172783 — MKNRNEDGILDEAECLEIVEKKLVKEKMGNYSLVEYKLIPMDGSSGFMGQYFTLKATVSSRSSPPDTRTINFFVKIPPPADSPQGEFNNEFGSFKKEVALYTEVFPEVLRGLDRYSVPECFFGLDGDVIVLEDMMPAGYIMKNKLDPFDFDHCKVVLETLAKFHAKSIIFETLSKKSLLEEFPHCMHETLFSFDGRGQRGFQAAVAAALAMIDLLDSLDDAEKIKFKERIVSTAESHVERLMPSKKLINVLCHGDLWANNLLFKYGEGGRPDACCLIDFQLARYNPPAHDILCFLQFSTTRQLRERYGPELFKIYHDQLSKSLAHAGLDPEKIFPLKVFLDSVEELRTFCMLHGVLNTPLMLLEAQAIDNLFTGGNENVDSLLFNDRRPLVLGHFHGRQHYRERMTESFLELHDRLLR, encoded by the exons ATGAAGAATCGAAATGAAGATGGTATATTGGACGAAGCAGAGTGTTTGGaaatagtggaaaaaaaactggtgaaagaaaaaatgggaaattattCTCTTGTGGAGTATAAACTCATTCCCATGGACGGTTCTAGTGGATTTATGGGACAGTACTTCACCCTGAAAGCAACCGTTTCCTCCAGAAGTTCCCCTCCTGACACCCGGACCATCAACTTTTTCGTGAAAATTCCACCTCCTGCGGACAGCCCACAGGGAGAGTTCAATAATGAGTTCGGCTCTTTCAAAAAGGAAGTGGCGTTGTACACAGAAGTATTTCCTGAAGTACTAAGAGGTTTGGATCGGTACAGTGTTCCCGAGTGCTTTTTTGGTCTCGATGGAGACGTGATAGTCCTCGAGGATATGATGCCAGCGGGCTACATCATGAAGAATAAATTAGATCCTTTTGATTTCGATCACTGCAAAGTTGTTCTGGAGACTCTGGCGAAATTTCACgcgaaatcaattatttttgaaacgttGTCCAAGAAAAGTTTGCTCGAAGAGTTCCCGCATTGCATGCACGAGACGTTATTTTCTTTCGATGGAAGAGGTCAACGAGGATTTCAAGCAGCTGTTGCTGCAGCTCTTGCTATGATTGATTTACTAGATAGTCTTGATGACGCTGAGAAGATCAAATTCAAAGAGAGGATCGTCAGCACAGCAGAGAGTCATGTGGAGAGGCTTATGCCTTCAAAAAAGTTAATCAATGTGCTTTGCCATGGAGATCTCTGGGCTAATAATCTCTTGTTCAAGTATGGAGAAGGGGGAAGACCTGACGCGTGCtgtttaattgattttcaattagCGAG GTATAATCCACCGGCTCATGACATTCTCTGCTTCTTGCAATTCTCAACGACAAGACAACTACGGGAAAGATATGGGCCGGAGCTTTTTAAAATTTACCATGACCAGTTATCGAAATCATTGGCCCATGCTGGTCTAGAcccggaaaaaatattccctctGAAAGTTTTTCTCGATTCAGTGGAGGAACTCCGAACCTTCTGTATGCTGCATGGAGTCTTAAACACCCCGTTGATGTTATTAGAAGCGCAGGCGATTGACAATTTATTCACAGGCGGAAATGAAAATGTTGATTCTCTACTTTTCAATGATAGAAGGCCGTTGGTATTAGGACATTTTCATGGGAGACAACACTACCGAGAAAGGATGACCGAGAGCTTCCTTGAATTGCATGATAGATTACTACGATGA
- the LOC135172752 gene encoding protocadherin Fat 4-like produces the protein MTIAPKYRSILSCLFVGLIASSKAQWNSPPFEQPDPLDDAVKFLSSSNVITNIQLDEEVQHSVCIAQLNYEGSTKPQLGSFSSGQSFILGAEFQKNDLTNKWGLYITKKQDYETPAMRQYRFEVVIETVINDVALNIMNIDDNPPVIQAVEQTCAIEENFSGRSNCSFRISDADGWINQTAITFTSTPESGSENFKITHELIPNNNYEMKAYLDVVKFLDFEKITTYTLQITATDSGENRGTLLNVVQVIDMPDMPPVWSSLTASQSIIEKTRHNFSVSAIDGDIQINAEINYKIEPKEPHEKDLFSVDTKTGHIIINPIDRDTLEKEVFRFSIIAYEKENITSKIEATIVIIVEDLNDHSPVVTPQELTIAIEEAKYMTLNFPAPIIITDPDLAENGQYSVSLIDNSEHNWSSAFMIVPNSGYQSETFTLSVLNASLLDYEDEKWRNMAIEIKAVEVANRTHIGRRIVTINLINWNDEYPIFENDTISVDVLEDVQRGYPITTVLATDRDVDDRVTYELISQKGLVVNESTGEVSTAIDAAFDYETMPIVVVQVVASDLVKHKAYATLTINVVDVNDVPPKLVIPKPNPSLIEEEPEGTVVATIIEASDIDTNAELIFSIDWSKTTAQKNGVPVNESFYRNHLIIEASYPEGHRRSAEGKIVVKGRIDYEKFDEIFLNIVVTDTKTVHNDNSTAASLSLKIIDINDNAPVFNKVEELRVTENAITDILIGTVTATDADGPEFNQISYSIKAINNTEDDLISINPKTGTIRVQSNETIDAEKYEYIYYEVIASDGEMNTALTLPIYVIDMNDEVPYLLEDKFNSTIHILEKSVSGTEVVTIYGSDNDRTSPYNNVSYLINENYPALFQYFELSKFDGVLRVHLTDNYILDRDYGEPRYTLNLKLRDNYLQTGITWNTNAIDKAITVILDDINDQIPRLPNLGDPATEVNENEKQNTRILTITADDKDDPATVNTRVSYKILSNSLADGNTEVEKNCENLFSLETVELKSATISAGRNLKGCYGTWKLEVYAQDHGTFPGPLNDTRIYHIKVTDYNYNDPAIKYPPKDTRIPLGLDQTLHTKLKTYDKQPLPDFTATDEDFGASGTVTFSISSPTGADYFEIIETGKNSAQLQLKQWPTDIEENGRYTITLIAKDNGHPPRQVSQDHTIIFVSSRGPEFKENEWDVWIKENKTGLAFWAIIPEAVDNIGDDGSNIVPTYYFIDNKGGDYEYFTLDKTTRNLTVAQELDRESQETMNILVITTSDSDGPPRNPRPEAVLNITVFVLDVNDNPPVFKRQFYSGGVAVEDALDKVILTVEATDADLNDTVRYALLEDSLKTSDSSIASVKNPFFLDTSQGDVLLKFSATSNMIGFFTLDIAAYDTADHSDRTTAQIYIISQNNRVVFTFRNNAALVSSEKLFIVDTFSRTFGYICNVDDIKSSIDANNHVMDNVTTLTTHFINSKDNLPIDAESVILASSDLQTVTNLKANLQSRGLYLSDVPTGGSPQDSHDEDRAYWVLLSLTIIFGFSSVAVFVVYFFRTRTLMQRLDKMALDWKSGENESGNKKNGIVPTTNQFATAGSNPIWNISKNSEDLHDNISQRSGDSDLIGIEENPNFECKNTAFVTDRDVPTNQLEDRVTVPQRSTIFSFDPTYHNGKSHEDKC, from the exons ATGACAATTGCCCCCAAATATCGATCCATATTATCCTGTTTATTTGTAGGATTAATCGCAAGTTCAAAAGCGC AATGGAATTCACCTCCCTTTGAGCAACCTGATCCCCTCGACGATGCTGTAAAATTTTTGAGTTCTTCAAATGTAATAACAAACATTCAACTGGATGAGGAAGTTCAGCATTCCGTTTGTATAGCCCAACTTAACTATGAAG GTTCAACAAAGCCCCAACTGGGTTCGTTCTCAAGTGGGCAAAGTTTTATTCTCGGTGCAGAGTTCCAAAAGAATGATCTCACTAATAAATGGGGTCTCTACATTACTAAAAAACAGGACTACGAAACCCCGGCAATGCGTCAATACAGATTCGAAGTTGTCATTGAAACTGTCATCAATGATGTTGCCCTGAACATCATGAACATTGACGACAATCCTCCGGTGATTCAGGCAGTGGAGCAAACCTGTGCCATCGAAGAAAACTTCTCCGGCAGATCAAACTGCTCCTTCCGCATCAGTGATGCAGATGGTTGGATAAACCAAACGGCAATCACTTTTACATCAACCCCAGAATCCGGCtccgaaaattttaaaatcacTCATGAACTCATCCCCAACAACAATTACGAGATGAAAGCTTATTTAGACGTCGTGAAGTTTTTGGACTTTGAGAAGATTACAACGTACACACTGCAAATAACAGCTACAGACAGTGGCGAAAACCGAGGGACTTTATTGAATGTAGTTCAAGTGATAGATATGCCTGACATGCCCCCCGTGTGGAGTAGTCTAACGGCGTCACAATCCATAATCGAGAAGACCCGTCACAACTTTTCTGTATCAGCAATCGACGGAGACATTCAAATAAACGCCGAGATCAACTATAAAATAGAGCCTAAAGAACCACATGAGAAGGATCTATTCTCAGTGGACACGAAAACTGGACACATCATAATCAATCCCATAGATCGGGACACCTTGGAGAAGGAGGTCTTCCGGTTTTCCATAATTGCTTATGAAAAGGAAAACATCACCTCGAAAATTGAAGCTACGATTGTGATCATCGTGGAAGATCTGAACGATCACTCTCCCGTTGTAACCCCCCAAGAACTGACGATAGCCATAGAAGAAGCAAAGTACATGACCCTGAATTTCCCCGCACCCATCATCATCACTGATCCAGATCTCGCTGAAAACGGTCAATACTCAGTCagtttaattgataattccgAACACAACTGGAGTTCAGCTTTCATGATTGTTCCAAACAGTGGATATCAATCAGAAACCTTCACCCTTTCAGTTCTGAACGCCTCATTACTGGATTATGAGGATGAAAAGTGGAGGAATATGGCGATTGAAATAAAAGCGGTGGAAGTTGCCAACAGAACGCACATCGGTAGAAGGATCGTCACCATCAACTTGATCAACTGGAACGACGAGTATCCAATCTTTGAGAATGATACTATCAGCGTCGATGTACTTGAGGATGTGCAGAGGGGATATCCAATTACGACCGTCCTAGCGACAGACAGAGATGTCGATGATCGCGTTACTTACGAATTGATCTCTCAGAAAGGTCTAGTTGTCAATGAAAGCACTGGAGAAGTTTCAACGGCAATCGACGCTGCCTTCGATTACGAGACGATGCCAATCGTTGTTGTCCAGGTGGTGGCATCAGATCTTGTGAAGCATAAAGCCTATGCGACATTGACGATTAATGTGGTAGACGTCAATGATGTGCCACCGAAGCTCGTCATACCGAAGCCGAACCCATCGTTGATAGAAGAAGAACCTGAAGGAACAGTTGTTGCAACTATCATTGAAGCGAGTGATATAGACACCAATGCAGAATTAATATTTAGCATCGATTGGAGCAAGACGACAGCTCAGAAAAATGGAGTTCCAGTTAATGAAAGCTTCTACCGTAATCACTTGATAATAGAAGCATCTTACCCTGAAGGACATCGTCGTTCGGCGGAAGGAAAGATCGTCGTTAAGGGAAGAATTGATTAcgaaaaattcgatgaaatcTTTTTGAATATTGTTGTAACAGATACAAAAACTGTCCATAACGATAATTCAACTGCTGCTTCATTATCCCTGAAGATCATTGATATAAATGATAATGCGCCTGTTTTTAACAAAGTTGAAGAGCTCAGAGTAACCGAGAATGCGATTACTGATATTCTGATTGGTACTGTGACCGCTACAGATGCTGATGGACCTGAGTTCAATCAAATTTCTTACTCCATCAAAGCTATCAATAATACTGAGGATGATCTCATCAGTATTAACCCAAAAACTGGAACCATCAGAGTTCAGTCTAATGAAACAATTGATGCAGAGAAATACGAATATATTTACTATGAAGTCATTGCATCTGATGGCGAAATGAATACGGCTTTGACACTTCCGATATACGTCATCGATATGAACGACGAAGTGCCTTATCTCCTTGAggataaattcaattcaacaatTCACATTCTCGAGAAATCCGTGAGTGGAACGGAAGTTGTAACTATTTATGGATCGGATAATGATCGGACCAGTCCTTACAATAACGTATCGTACCTGATTAACGAGAACTACCCTGccctttttcaatatttcgaaCTAAGTAAATTTGATGGTGTCCTTCGGGTGCATTTGACTGACAATTATATTTTGGATCGCGATTATGGAGAGCCTCGCTACACTTTAAATCTAAAACTGAGAGATAATTACCTGCAAACAGGAATTACGTGGAATACAAACGCGATTGACAAAGCAATTACAGTAATTCTGGATGACATAAACGATCAAATTCCGAGGTTGCCGAATCTTGGTGATCCTGCAACCGAAGTCAACGAGAATGAGAAACAGAACACGAGAATTTTAACGATTACAGCTGACGATAAAGACGATCCAGCAACAGTAAACACCAGAGTGTCTTACAAAATTCTAAGCAATTCCCTTGCAGACGGTAACACggaagttgaaaagaactgcgaaaatttattcagctTGGAAACGGTGGAGTTGAAGAGCGCCACCATATCAGCTGGCCGCAACCTGAAAGGCTGTTATGGCACGTGGAAACTTGAGGTGTACGCTCAGGATCATGGAACCTTCCCGGGGCCCTTGAACGACACGAGAATTTACCACATCAAAGTTACTGATTACAACTACAATGACCCAGCAATAAAGTACCCACCAAAGGACACGCGTATCCCCCTGGGCCTGGATCAGACTCTTCATACAAAGCTGAAAACTTACGACAAGCAGCCATTGCCGGACTTTACTGCCACTGATGAGGATTTCGGTGCCAGTGGGACTGTAACATTTTCAATATCAAGTCCTACTGGAGCTGACTACTTCGAAATTATCGAGACTGGAAAGAATTCCGCTCAGTTGCAATTGAAGCAGTGGCCTACAGATATTGAGGAGAATGGTCGATACACGATAACTCTTATCGCCAAGGACAATGGCCATCCACCACGTCAGGTCTCCCAGGACCACACCATCATCTTCGTGTCCTCCCGCGGACCGGAGTTTAAGGAGAATGAGTGGGATGTTTGGATTAAAGAGAATAAGACTGGTTTGGCCTTCTGGGCAATTATTCCCGAAGCCGTTGACAACATTGGCGATGACGGATCGAACATTGTACCGACTTACTACTTCATCGACAATAAAGGTGGGGATTACGAGTACTTCACTCTTGACAAAACCACGAGAAATCTGACAGTAGCCCAGGAGTTAGATCGGGAGAGCCAGGAGACGATGAATATTCTAGTAATCACGACATCAGACAGTGATGGACCTCCTCGAAATCCTCGGCCCGAAGCTGTCCTTAATATCACAGTGTTCGTTCTCGATGTGAATGATAATCCTCCTGTCTTCAAACGTCAATTCTACTCGGGTGGAGTTGCTGTCGAGGATGCCCTTGATAAAGTAATTTTGACTGTTGAAGCAACAGATGCTGATCTCAATGACACGGTGAGATATGCATTGTTGGAAGACAGTTTAAAGACATCAGACTCGTCGATTGCTAGTGTGAAGAATCCGTTTTTCTTGGACACCTCACAGGGTGATGTTCTGCTGAAGTTTTCAGCGACCAGCAACATGATCGGATTCTTCACATTGGATATTGCTGCTTATGACACGGCCGACCATTCTGACAGAACAACAGCCCAAATATACATCATCTCTCAGAACAATAGAGTCGTATTCACATTCCGAAACAACGCGGCTCTTGTCAGTtcggaaaaattgttcattgtcGACACATTTTCAAGAACTTTTGGATACATTTGCAATGTCGATGATATCAAGAGCAGCATTGATGCTAACAATCATGTGATGGATAATGTGACAACATTGACGACTCACTTTATCAACTCCAAGGACAATCTCCCTATTGATGCAGAAAGTGTTATTTTGGCATCGAGTGATCTTCAGACGGTGACAAATCTAAAAGCCAATCTTCAGTCCCGGGGACTTTATCTGAGTGACGTACCCACTGGAGGCTCTCCTCAGGATTCCCATGATGAAGACAGGGCTTATTGGGTTCTCCTATCATTGACCATTATTTTCGGCTTCAGCAGCGTCGCTGTGTTTGTGGTCTACTTCTTCAGAACGAGAACGTTGATGCAGAGGCTGGATAAAATGGCGCTGGATTGGAAATCTGGGGAGAATGAgtctggaaataaaaaaaatggaattgttCCCACAACTAATCAGTTTGCTACCGCAGGGTCGAATCCtatttggaatatttcaaaGAATTCTGAAGATCTTCATGACAATATCAG TCAACGAAGTGGTGACTCCGATCTAATCGGCATCGAAGAAAATCCCAACtttgaatgtaaaaataccGCATTCGTGACAGACAGAGATGTTCCGACAAATCAATTG GAGGACAGAGTGACGGTTCCCCAACGatcgacaattttttccttcgatCCAACGTACCATAATGGAAAGAGCCATGAAGACAAGTGTTGA